The proteins below come from a single Benincasa hispida cultivar B227 chromosome 4, ASM972705v1, whole genome shotgun sequence genomic window:
- the LOC120075200 gene encoding GDSL esterase/lipase At1g71691-like yields the protein MGNLKVHGVAVVMGMVLLFGVSLGQFQGGGNGPFTRGNGAGRRAEMVPAMFIFGDSLIDNGNNNNLPSFAKANYFPYGIDFNGGPTGRFSNGYTMVDEIAELLGLPLVPAFSQVSGAQSLHGVNYASAAAGILDVTGRNFVSRIPFNQQIRNFENTLDQLSNNLGAANVGQSIGRCIFFVGMGSNDYLNNYLMPNYPTRNQYNAQQYADLLVSQYTQQLTRLYNLGGRRFVIAGLGLMGCIPSILAQSPSGSCSEEVNQLVRPFNVNVKSMINQLNANLPGARFSYIDIERMFQDLLVNSRFYGLSVLNRGCCGVGRNRGQITCLPFQTPCTNRDQYIFWDAFHPTEAVNILMARKAFNGDQSVIAPFNIQQLATL from the exons ATGGGTAATCTTAAGGTTCACGGTGTGGCGGTTGTTATGGGAATGGTGTTGTTGTTTGGTGTAAGTCTTGGGCAATTTCAAGGAGGTGGAAACGGTCCCTTCACACGCGGCAATGGGGCCGGGAGAAGGGCGGAGATGGTTCCGGCCATGTTCATATTCGGAGACTCTCTCATTGACAATGGAAATAACAACAATCTTCCCTCTTTCGCCAAGGCCAACTATTTCCCTTACGGCATTGATTTCAACGGCGGCCCAACTGGCCGCTTCTCCAATGGCTACACCATGGTCGATGAAATAG CGGAGCTGCTTGGACTCCCATTAGTTCCTGCCTTCTCTCAAGTTTCTGGAGCCCAATCTCTGCATGGAGTCAACTACGCATCCGCTGCTGCAGGCATTCTTGACGTTACCGGAAGGAACTTT GTGAGTCGCATACCTTTCAATCAACAAATCAGAAACTTCGAGAACACGCTAGATCAGCTTAGTAACAATCTAGGGGCGGCGAACGTGGGACAATCCATCGGACGGTGCATATTCTTTGTGGGAATGGGGAGCAACGACTATCTTAACAACTATCTTATGCCCAATTACCCCACTCGAAATCAATATAATGCTCAACAGTACGCGGATTTGTTGGTCAGCCAGTACACGCAGCAGCTCACT AGGTTGTACAATCTGGGAGGGAGAAGGTTTGTGATAGCAGGGTTGGGGCTGATGGGGTGCATTCCAAGCATCTTGGCACAGAGCCCATCGGGAAGCTGCTCAGAAGAAGTGAACCAACTTGTTCGACCTTTCAATGTGAATGTTAAGAGCATGATAAACCAGCTGAATGCCAACCTTCCAGGAGCAAGATTTAGTTACATCGACATAGAACGCATGTTCCAGGACCTGCTTGTCAACTCTAGATTTTATGGGTTAAGTGTATTGAACAGAGGTTGCTGTGGAGTTGGGAGGAACAGAGGCCAAATCACATGCCTCCCTTTCCAAACGCCTTGTACCAATCGGGATCAGTATATCTTTTGGGATGCATTCCATCCCACCGAAGCAGTAAACATTCTCATGGCCAGGAAGGCTTTTAATGGCGACCAATCTGTTATTGCCCCTTTCAACATCCAGCAGCTGGCCACTCTTTGA
- the LOC120075201 gene encoding glucuronoxylan 4-O-methyltransferase 3-like, protein MSMRSSRPPLSINLKLILLLFLFLSFLLLVIRSGFQSSQNSPPPATQTHLSNLTEEPECPSPPTTSICTKTPASVANALIHYATTNVTPQQTLKEISVSATILEAKSPCNFLVFGLGHDSLMWTALNHGGRTVFLEEDKAWIEQIQERLPNLEAYHVQYDTKVHQADELMKMGMEEECKSVGDPRFSECQLALKGFPSEIYEMEWDLIMVDAPTGYFNEAPGRMSAIYTAGLMARNRREGETDVFVHDVDRVVEDSFSMAFLCQGYLRKQEGRIRHFTIPSHRPRPDTPFCP, encoded by the coding sequence ATGAGCATGAGGTCCAGCAGACCCCCACTCTCCATTAACCTTAAGctcattcttcttctcttcctgtTTCTTTCCTTCCTCCTCTTAGTAATCAGATCTGGTTTTCAATCTTCCCAGAATAGTCCACCGCCTGCTACACAAACCCATTTATCCAACTTGACAGAAGAACCCGAATGCCCATCTCCTCCCACGACTTCCATTTGCACAAAAACCCCGGCTTCTGTGGCCAACGCTCTCATCCATTACGCAACCACCAACGTAACCCCCCAGCAAACCCTCAAGGAGATCTCTGTGTCCGCCACAATCCTGGAAGCAAAGTCACCCTGCAACTTCTTGGTGTTCGGATTGGGGCATGACAGCCTCATGTGGACGGCTCTCAACCACGGAGGGCGCACGGTTTTCCTGGAAGAAGACAAGGCCTGGATCGAGCAAATACAGGAGCGGCTGCCCAACTTGGAAGCATATCACGTGCAGTACGACACCAAGGTCCATCAAGCGGATGAGCTGATGAAGATGGGAATGGAAGAAGAGTGCAAGAGTGTGGGAGACCCCAGATTTAGCGAGTGTCAGCTTGCGCTCAAAGGGTTTCCTAGCGAGATTTATGAAATGGAATGGGATTTGATTATGGTGGATGCTCCAACAGGCTACTTCAATGAGGCGCCTGGAAGGATGAGTGCCATCTACACGGCTGGACTCATGGCTAGGAACAGACGGGAGGGTGAGACCGATGTGTTCGTTCATGATGTGGACAGAGTAGTTGAGGACAGTTTCTCTATGGCTTTTCTGTGTCAGGGATATCTCCGCAAACAAGAGGGCAGGATTAGGCACTTCACCATTCCCAGCCATAGGCCTCGCCCGGACACACCTTTTTGCCCCTAG
- the LOC120075581 gene encoding queuine tRNA-ribosyltransferase accessory subunit 2-like — translation MKFAVKAWSNGKARTGFLQLGNCPNAIETPALLLSTRKGLPNFISPDLLPSLPSPDSHLLQFSPLHFLEGPSSKTISRIGGLQHLLGLHEYGFVAVARDSVQCLPECDATNKFGASFETTCGRRLIRPVEYIEMISSMKPDIWASLADEVPSWVSDKRNKTSVDRTVKWLDECITLNSTGGAVFGAIVGGNDIEERQRCAVEVVKRNVSGYWIGGFGSGESMEERPALLDAVTDVLPEEMPRMICGLGLPEEILQGIATGVDLFDSAYIYHLTLGGFALTFPLNGIVEKQPAAHLKDKACDMTKINLRATLYRKDTSPILEGCNCYTCLNHTKAYINHLLNVHEMLAQILLELHNTHHYLGFFRSIREAIKAGKFKQFHQTFVEVRRNHLALPTSALSC, via the exons ATGAAATTCGCTGTGAAGGCATGGAGCAACGGCAAGGCGCGCACCGGATTTCTGCAGCTCGGCAACTGCCCTAACGCCATTGAAACTCCTGCGTTACTTCTCTCTACTCGCAAAGGACTGCCTAATTTCATCTCTCCTGATCTTCTTCCCTCTCTTCCTTCCCCTGATTCTCACCTCCTCCAATTTAGTCCTCTTCACTT CTTGGAAGGTCCTTCATCGAAAACAATATCAAGGATTGGAGGGCTCCAACATTTACTTGGTTTACATGAATATGGATTTGTCGCTGTAGCAAGGGATTCTGTTCAGTGCCTTCCAGAATGTGATGCGACAAATAAATTTGGAGCATCTTTTGAGACTACTTGCGGTCGTCGTTTG ATTAGACCTGTTGAGTACATTGAAATGATTTCATCCATGAAACCAGACATTTGGGCATCCTTGGCTGATGAAGTGCCATCATGGGTTTCAGATAAAAGGAATAAAACATCAGTGGATCGGACAGTGAAATGGTTGGATGAATGCATCACTTTGAACTCA ACAGGTGGAGCTGTTTTTGGAGCAATTGTTGGTGGCAATGATATAGAAGAACGCCAAAGATGTGCTGTGGAGGTGGTTAAGCGTAATGTATCAG GTTACTGGATTGGAGGTTTTGGGTCTGGAGAAAGCATGGAGGAACGTCCTGCCCTTCTTGATGCTGTTACG GATGTTTTACCAGAGGAAATGCCACGTATGATCTGTGGGCTTGGACTTCCAG AGGAGATCTTGCAGGGCATTGCCACGGGAGTCGATCTCTTTGACTCTGC GTACATATATCATTTAACCCTTGGAGGCTTTGCTCTCACCTTCCCACTTAATGGAATTGTGGAGAAACAACCTGCCGCGCACCTGAAAGATAAAGCATGTGATATGACAAAGATTAACCTAAGAGCAACACTTTATCG GAAAGATACATCTCCAATTCTTGAGGGGTGTAATTGCTATACTTGCCTGAATCATACGAAGGCTTATATAAATCACTTACTGAATGTCCATGAAATGCTGGCTCAGATACTGCTGGAGTT ACATAATACTCATCACTATTTAGGATTCTTTCGATCAATCCGAGAAGCAATCAAGGCAGGCAAATTTAAGCAATTTCATCAGACATTTGTTGAGGTGAGGCGTAATCATCTAGCCTTGCCAACATCAGCACTCAGCTGCTGA